One stretch of Sander vitreus isolate 19-12246 chromosome 16, sanVit1, whole genome shotgun sequence DNA includes these proteins:
- the zbtb7c gene encoding zinc finger and BTB domain-containing protein 7C encodes MVHHREEDLIGIPFPNHSSDVLCSLNEQRREGLLCDVILIVRDQEYRTHRSVLAACSQYFKKLFTVANADGGDHHQTAAVYEIDFVAPDSLTAILEFAYTSTLTVTASNVKEILNAAQMLEIPCIINVCLEIMDSGGGGGGGRGEEGEEEEEDAEEDEEEEEEEDEEEDEGSRKDEQEDEEDNVSERSLQSSESRGGQTTPGTEDSPPPSTSTYHQQFDLHRESSQSQSPDTVRGKQESVESRALKDFSIESLLQEGLYPRMSTLDRRANFSPLLPGFYPSMWAAEFPAFPKQLLDPSHHQRPHTGASQQSRLPHAFPKSAPLEASRPLDLAVKREIIKEEMKEEIPLSLLHGNFLKEFVSSGLGSTMNAGSVPSEGQALGPLKDEADFRSYLSFLSSASHLGGLFPPWQLEEERKMKPKASQQCPICNKVIQGAGKLPRHMRTHTGEKPYMCTICEVRFTRQDKLKIHMRKHTGERPYICLHCNSKFVHNYDLKNHLRIHTGVRPYQCEHCYKSFTRSDHLHRHIKRQSCRISRPRRGRKPAAWRSTPTSNFLCPPTAATNRFEENGLSPAYQGIKSHGLGGMLGNRGLGFKSGDGAGRESREERRAEGKHVAEEEKAGAGRQRGVFAFALAGEEVLTHSPFYAATSEPWTMRLERAPPIPEPAK; translated from the exons ATGGTTCATCACAGAGAAGAGGACCTGATCGGGATCCCCTTCCCAAATCACAGCAGTGATGTCCTCTGCAGCCTCAATGAGCAGCGCCGTGAAGGGCTGCTCTGCGATGTCATTCTCATCGTCCGTGACCAGGAGTACCGCACCCACCGCTCCGTTCTGGCTGCCTGCAGCCAGTACTTCAAGAAACTCTTCACAGTGGCCAACGCTGACGGCGGGGATCACCATCAAACGGCGGCCGTGTACGAAATTGACTTTGTGGCTCCGGACTCTCTCACAGCCATCCTGGAATTTGCCTACACCTCCACTCTGACCGTGACGGCGTCCAACGTTAAAGAAATCCTGAACGCAGCTCAGATGCTGGAGATTCCTTGCATCATCAACGTTTGCCTGGAGATCATGGACAGCGGGGGTGGAGGCGgcggagggagaggggaggagggagaagaggaagaggaggatgcggaggaagatgaggaggaggaagaagaggaggatgaagaggaggatgaggggtCGAGGAAGGACGAgcaggaggatgaggaggacaaTGTCAGCGAGAGGTCCCTGCAGTCCTCGGAGAGCAGGGGGGGGCAGACGACTCCGGGGACGGAGGACTCGCCGCCTCCCAGCACCTCCACCTACCACCAGCAGTTTGACCTGCACAGAGAGTCCTCGCAGTCACAGTCTCCAGACACCGTGAGAGGAAAACAG GAGAGTGTGGAGAGTCGGGCTTTGAAGGATTTCTCTATCGAGTCTCTCCTGCAGGAGGGTCTCTACCCCCGTATGTCAACACTGGACAGGAGGGCCaacttctctcctctcctcccaggCTTCTACCCCTCAATGTGGGCCGCAGAGTTCCCAGCCTTCCCCAAGCAGCTCCTGGACCCCAGCCACCACCAGCGTCCCCACACAGGAGCCTCACAGCAAAGCAGGCTCCCCCACGCCTTCCCCAAATCTGCACCGCTTGAGGCCTCCAGGCCCCTCGATCTAGCTGTGAAAAGAGAAATCATAAAGGAGGAGATGAAAGAGGAAATCCCGCTCAGTCTGCTCCACGGCAACTTCCTGAAGGAGTTTGTCAGCTCGGGCCTAGGCAGCACCATGAACGCTGGGTCAGTGCCGTCAGAAGGTCAGGCTCTGGGCCCGTTAAAGGATGAAGCCGACTTCCGGTCGTACCTGAGCTTCCTGAGTTCCGCGTCCCACCTGGGGGGGCTGTTCCCTCCCtggcagctggaggaggagaggaagatgaagCCCAAAGCGTCGCAGCAGTGTCCAATCTGCAACAAGGTAATCCAAGGAGCTGGGAAACTGCCACGACACATGAGGACACATACCGGGGAGAAACCGTACATGTGCACTATCTGTGAAGTACGATTCACCAG ACAAGACAAACTCAAGATCCACATGCGGAAGCACACAGGTGAGCGCCCCTACATCTGCCTCCACTGCAACTCCAAGTTTGTCCACAACTACGACCTAAAAAACCACCTGCGTATCCACACGGGCGTCCGTCCGTACCAATGTGAGCACTGCTACAAAAGTTTCACACGGTCCGACCACCTACATCGACACATCAAGAGGCAGAGCTGCCGCATCTCCCGCCCCCGACGAGGACGAAAGCCAGCTGCTTGGCGGTCCACACCCACCAGCAACTTCCTGTGCCCCCCCACTGCTGCCACCAACCGGTTTGAGGAAAACGGGTTAAGCCCTGCATACCAGGGAATCAAGAGTCACGGACTTGGGGGAATGCTCGGCAACAGGGGTCTGGGATTTAAGAGCGGGGACGGCGCGGGCAGGGAGAGCAGGGAGGAACGGCGAGCAGAGGGGAAGCATgttgcagaggaggagaaggcagGAGCAGGGAGGCAGAGGGGAGTGTTTGCCTTCGCTCTGGCTGGAGAAGAAGTGCTTACCCACTCTCCATTTTATGCTGCGACCTCTGAACCCTGGACCATGAGACTGGAGCGTGCTCCACCCATCCCTGAGCCGGCCAAATGA